The region AAATAAAATTAGAAGCTAAGCCTTTTATGTAGTGTAGGTGTAATATTACTGCATAAATTAAAATAGATACTAAAGTCCAAGTCTCTTTTGGATCCCATCCCCAATATCTACCCCAAGATTCATTTGCCCAGATTCCACCTAAGAAGTTACCTATTACAAGTAAAACTAAACCTATTATCATAGACATTTCATTTATTCTTCTTGCTTCTTTTATAGAGATTTTCAAAGATTCTTGTTTTAAATCATTTTTATTTTTATTAATAAATATAAAAAAGACTAGTGTTAAAAATCCTAAAATTGCACTAAGTGCTAAAAAAGCATAACTAGCTGTAATTACACTTACATGAATTGTTAACCAATAAGATTTTAAAACAGGAGTTAAAGTAGTAATCTGAGGTTCTAACCATGATAAATGTGCTACAAAAAGGGTAATCCCTGATAACAATGATGTGGTAGCTAGTGCTAATATTGATTGTTTTGAAAAGATGATTCCTGCTAAAACAATAGCCCATGCTATATAAATCATAGATTCATATCCATTTGACCAAGGGGCATGACCTGAAACATACCATCTTAATGCAAGTCCTGAAGTATGAACTATAAAACTTAGTATAAATATCACAAGAAAAAATTTTGATATTTTATTTAAAGATATCATTGGTTTAAATATTTTTACAAATACAAAAGCCAATAAAACAACTCCTAAGATTAGATATACAGGAGTTAGTCTTTTAAAAATATTATATTTGTTAAAAAGTAATTCTGCTTTTATTTTCCATTCATTAGGGATAATATTAGCTGCATATTTTGTTTGATAGTTTATAATATTATCAAGGGCGATATTTGCTTTATCCCAAGAGGCTTTACCTTCATTTGCTTCTTTTAATGCAATAAAATAACTATCCATAAGATTTGCTATATCTTTTGCCTCTGTTTTATTTAAAGCACCAACTCCATCATTTATAACTGATATTGCTAAAGTTGGGTCTAGCCATTTGTTGTTGTTATCATCAATTTTTGGAAATAGTTTTAGAAAAGCTCCTGAAAACAGATTATAGATAATATTTAATCTTTCATCTACTTTTATAACATCCTTATCGTAAGTTGTTCTTTGTGAGGGTTTCTTTTTATTTATTATTTCTAAATCATCTTCTAATTTATATTTCCCTAAATTACCATATATATCATCAAATTTAAAGTATTTTGAATCACTATTTATATTTAAAACATTTTTCAATTTATCATTTTTTACACTAATAATTGGAACTTTTTGCCAGGCTCTTGGATTTATAAGCATACTAATAAATAGTTGATTTGCATTTAATCCATATAAACTCTCTTTTCTCATCACTTTATTCATAATCTCAATAGCTAAAGAATTAATAGGTTTGATTCTTCCTTGATAATCTTGAACTAATACTGCCCCTAATTTGTTTGCATGGTCTAAATCTATATTTGTGATAAGTTTCATATCAATATTTGAGTTTGTTTCTGCTTTTAAATCACTTGTAAATAGAAATACAAAACAGATAAGAAAAGCACTTGCAATATTTTTTAATTCATATTTTGTATTTGCCAGTTTTCTAAATCTACCATTTTTCATAAAAAGACTAAAAATAAGCCCTGTAAATAATAAAAAGTAACCAATATATGTTGGTATTACTCCTGGGTCTTTATTTACAGAAAGTATTGTTGCAGTTTCATTCATAGTGTATGAACTTTGAAAAAATTTATACCCTTTATAGTTTAGAGTATTGTTCATAGATATTAATTGCTCAAAAGTTATATCATCTTTTGTATCATATACTTTTACTAAACTAGAATAACTTGAAGGGGATTTAGAACCAGGATATCTTTCTAGATTAAAATCATTTAAATATAAAGAAAATGGCAACTCAATAATCTTTGCACCCCAAGATAGTTTTAGTGTTTTATCATCTAGCTTAATTGTTTTTTCATAACCTTGATTTGAACCACCTTTTCCAAAAAGAGAGATCTCACTCTCTTTTCCTTTGTAAGTTAGTTTAGTAATCACGGCATTTAGTCTTTTATCTTTTTGAACAAGATTTTTATCCATACTTACAACTTGAACTTTCCCTGATGCTGCAAAATCTGGCGTTGCAAATCTCGTTTGTGCTACTATATAAATAACATCATCTCTTAAAGGTAAAACTTCATTTGCTTTTATAGTACCTTGCCCTACTCCATCCATAAAGTTGTATGTGATTGATACATTTGATTTAATATAAACTTGATTATCTTTTGTTTCAAATAAAACTTTAGGTTTAGAGTTATCTTCAATCTTTTTATTTAAAGAAAAAGTAGTATATTTATCTGAGTATATTTTTGTATTTTGTAAATCTATACTTCTTGCTCCTGTTAAATCAGTAATAATAAGATTTACCATAGGTTTTCCATCTTTTACTGTTACAATTTTCTCTGCTGCATTTGGAACAAAATTTTGAAATTTTAAATTTATATTTGAGTTAATATCTAAATCAAAATCTGTTTGAGAAAGTTCTGTCATTAATACTTTTGTATCTTTTTTAAGTATCTCTTTTCCATCTTTATTTAATAAAACAGCTTGAATATATTCATCATTTGAAAGCATTTTATTTTGTATAGTAAATTCAGGAATAGTCATCAAACCTTCATAACCTAAATATCTAGTAAGAGCAGCTCCAACTAAGATAAATGCAAATGATATATGGATAAAAAAGATAAAAAACTTTTTGATTTTATACATTTTAAACCAAATAATATTAGCTAATGAAGAGATTACAAGAATAAGCATAATAAGTTCAAACCAAGTTTTATTATATACAAAAGACCTTACAGCCAATGTACCATAATCATTTTCTATAAATGTAGCCACAGCACATGAAAAAGCGAAAAGAAGCATTAAAACTGTTGCAGTTTCAATTGATAGAATATTTTTTAGTAATTTTTTCATATTAAACCTAGATTATACAATTAATAAATAACACCTAAATTAATAGGAGAGATATGTGACTAGGTGTTATTTATTAATCATAAAAGAAAAGAGGATTAACCTCTTCTCTTAAATTTGTAATTTAAAGTCTTAGTTATAAGAAGTTTTATCTTCTATACCCTCTGTTGATTTAGGGTTATAGATACCTTTTTTCTCAGCCTCTTTTTTCCATTCAATTAAAAGTCCACTTTTGAATTTTTTCTTATCATCTACAAGTTTTTCAAATGGTAAACCAATAATCTCTTGAGCTTTCTCTTTAGAAGTAGCTTCAGGTGCTTTATAATCAGCAGCTCCATGTTTAGCTAAGATTTTAGCTAATTTAATTCTAGCATTTCCAGCTTTTTCAATTGCTGTTGCTAAAACTCTTAAAGTCTCTTCAGGTGCATGGAAGAATGCTGGGTGTGATGCAACTGCATAATCCCATCTCCATTGTGCATGTCTGATATCTTTTAATACAGGTGCCATTTCTGCTTCACTTGCTCCAACTTCCCAAGCTTTTCCAGCTTCTAAGTGTGCAGCAGCTAATTGTTTCATAGCTTTTTTGTGTAACTCATCTTTTCTTTGTTTTTTCTCATTAATTGTTTTAAGTAATGAGTCTTCAGAAACTCTGTGACAAGTCATACAAGTATTTTCCATATTTTCCAATGGATTACCAATTTTATGATCTGTATATTTAACTCCACCTTCTCTTTTATAAGGCATGTGACAATCTGCACAAGAAACATTGTTTTTACCGTGTGCACCTGTTTTCCACATCTCATAACCTGGGTGTTGAGCTTTTAACATTGGAGTTTTAGAGATTTTGTGTGTCCAATCTTTGAAATCCATATTATCATAATATCTTTCCATATCATCAACTGATGTACCTTCAGACCAAGGTAAAGTAACAACAGCCGCTTTTTTACCATCAGGAGTATCAGTTTTTTTGAAATAATATTCAACGTGACATTGTGCACAAACCATTGTTCTCATCTCTTGGTGAGTTGCATCAGCTAACGAAGTTTCACCATTTGATTGTAAAGCAGTATCTAAATACTTTCTATTTACTTGAAGCTCCATAGTTTCAGGATTATGACAATCTACACAACCAATTGGATTAATAATATCTGAACCATATTTTGCCCATTTACCAGTAAAGTACTCTAAGTCACCTTGCTCATTCATAATTCTAGGAACATCAGGTGATTTACATGTCCAACATGCTGTTGGCATTGGTCCAGTTTTACCATCTACTGGTGCACCTGTTCTAAGAGTATTTCTATTATCTTCAATAGCATAGAAGTGACCTCTTGGAGCGTTATAGTCTTTTGCAAAACCATATCCTGCCCATAATACAACTAATTCAGGATATTTTTCTAACATATCCTCGATTTTATCACTTTGTTTAGTTTGTTTCCAAGAATCATATTCTCTTGGATAAAACTTTTTAAACTCTTCGTTTTTTGTTTCCCATTTGTCAATTTTTGGAACAGAATTTATAATTTTTTGTTCCTCTTTTTTCTCATTAATAGATGCAACTAATGCACTTAAACAGCCAATTGCTACTAATGAAGCTACAAGTAAGACTTTAAACTTTTTCATCTTTCTTTCCTTCTTATTTCATTCTTTCTTTAACACCTATACTATAAGGAGTTGATGTTAAACTTCTAACTTTGCCATGAGGAGTAAACTTATGACATTCCCAACATTTTCGATCAGCTTTTAAACTATCTTCTTCTGAACCATGGTAATTATTTGCATTTAGACCCATTTGAGATGTTAAATCTCCATGACATCTAATACAGTTTGCTTGCACTCTGTCTGCACCATCTTCACTTATGTCAATATTATTTTCATAAGTGTTCAAGGTAAATGCAACTGAGTGATTCCAACCATCGATTGCTTTAGCTTTATACTTAGCAACCACATCACCAACTGGCAAGTGACAATCCACACATGTAGCAACATTCTTATGAGAACTTTTTGACCATGTTGCATATGCAGAATTCATCGTATGACAATTGATACAGGCTTTAGGATCACTTGACAGGTATGACAACATTTTTGATGCATGCACTGTATAAGCAAATAAACCAACAGCAATAAGAAAAGCTAAAATTGATCCATAGACTACAATTTTTTCTCTTTTCATTCTTAATCCTTTAAATTGCATTAGAAGTATAAATTAATTTTTAGTTTAAATCCTTGACCTATGTCAAGAATGAATATTTAGTCATACTATAAAATGGTACTTTCTTATTAATTTAAATTTTTCGATTAAAATATCATTTAATTTAATTATGTGAAATTTATAGTAAAAGTTATTTTACTTTATTGAAAATAAAGTTTTTTAGGTAGTTTTAGAATTTTATTTATAAGTTTTTATTATATTATTTTAATATATAAAAAATTGATACGTATATTGATAAAAAAAATTATAAATATTTCAAAATTTGTAAATTTATTGATAGTTTGTATTTAAAAGATGAATTATAAGTGTCAAAATTTGACACTTATAAATTAGAATTTATCTTGGTAGTAATTTAACTGGAACGATTTGGAACTCTTCCATATTCCATACACCATTTACTACATATGGCTCATTTTCTAACCATTCATTAATCGCTTCATCATTTTCAAAATCAACAAATAGTGTAGAACCTACCATTTGGTCATCTTCTATAAGAGCACCAGCATTTATAATTTTTCCTTCTGCTATCATTTTTTTAGCACCCTCAACATGAGCGTCTCTTACTTCTAGTCTTTTATCTAAAGCACCTTCATTGTCATAAGCTATTACAAGGTATTGCATTGGTTAACTCCTATTTTTAATTGATATAATTCTATCATTTAATCATTACAAGTAAATTAATATCTTTATCTTATTAAAGTCAAATTTGAAAAATAGTAACCTTGTACAAAATCACAATCAAGTTTATTTTGAATCAATTCAAAATCCTCTTTTGTTTCTACACCCTCTATAATAGATTTTTGACCATTTTTTCTTATTGTTTCTAATAACCCGCATAGATATGATATATAGTTTTGATTTGTTTTGATTTGTTTTAAAAAAGATTTATCTATTTTTATATATTTACATCTATTCATAATAAAAAAAGAAAACATTGAGCCATCTTGCGCAAAATCATCTAATGCAGAATCTATGCCTTTTTCTTTTAGCCACATGGCAAAACTACGCATAATAGAAGAAGATACTTCATCATCACTGCCATTTTCAGTTATCTCTACAACTATATTGTCTTTATATTGTTTTAAAAATTTTTCCCAATAATTTTTTTGCTCTTCTGTTTTTACAATATCCGCATCAAAATTTAAAAATAATTTTTCTTTTTTATCAAATTTGTTTACTTGATGTAGTTTATTTCTTTTTTCTAGTTCGAAAAACAAATTATTATAATAGTGAAGTTTTCTAAAAATCTCTTCAGTTGATATTATCTTTTCATCTATTGCAAATTTTGATAATGCCTCATATGCGAATATCTTATTATCATTTTTTATATCTATTATTGGTTCATATTTTGTTTTATAATCAGCTCTTTTTATTATACTTTTAAACTCTTCTTTATTCATAAAGAGAATAATAACAAATTTTAAATTAATTTATGATAACAATTATCAATTTTATAAATTAAAATAATTAGCTGATAATATAAATGTAAGTGGATATATAAGGGCATTCATATATCTAAAAAGAAAAGTCATTTTTACATTTGGAAGTATATCTTCTATATTTATATTCTCTTCTATCTTTTTTATAATACTAAGTTTTAAAGAGATATCTAGAAACTTTATCCCAACTATACTTAACATTAAAAAGCTATTGTTTTGCAAATATATAACTAAAAATATAGAATAAATAAAACTCAAATTTAGTAAAAAGAAAAGTAAAATACTTTTTTTGTAGATTGCATAGTTATTATAAATAACTCCATGCAGTGTGTCAGATTTTTGCCAGTTAGATTCAAATATCTCAACAGCAATAAAGATAAAAAATAGTGAGATTATATCCATTATATCAATTAGGGCAAAGCCCTAATTTTATTCTTCGTCGTAATCTTCGAATTTAATTTTTTTGTTTTTGTATAAACCAGTTCCTACAGGAATTGTTCTACCAATAACAACGTTTTCTTTTAAGTCTTCTAACATATCCATTTTAGCTGAAATTGCTGCTTCAGTTAAAACTTTTGTAGTTTCTTGGAATGATGCTGCTGAGATAATAGAGTCAGATGTTACAGCTGCTCTTGTAATACCAAGTAATAATGGTTCAGCAATAGCTGGTTTACCACCAAGTTTGATAATTTTTTCATTCTCTTGCATAAATCTTTTCTTAGAAACCATATCTCCAATGATAAATTTAGTATCACCACCATCAATAATAGAAACTTGTCTTAACATTTGAGATGTAATTACCTCAATATGTTTATCCGCAATATTTACCCCTTGAGATCTATATACTTGTTGTACTTCAGATACAATAAAGTAATGTAATGCTTTTTCACCTAAAATCTTTAATACATCATGTGGAGAGATTTGACCATCTGTTAATGCTTCACCAGCATGAACAAACTCACCCTCTCTTACAAGAATTTGTTTAGATTTTTCAACTAAGTATTCTGCTTTGTTACCATTTTCATCAGTAACAATAATTCTTTGTTTATTTCTTAACGGTTTACCAAATGTAACCATACCATCAAATGATGCTAGTACAGCAATACTTTTTGGTCTTCTTGCTTCGAATAATTCAGATACTCTTGGAAGACCTCCAGTAATATCTTTTGATTTTTGTGTTGCTTTTGGTGTTTTACCTAAAATGTCTGCAATTTGAACTTCTTGTCCTTCATTTACAAATAATGAAGTTTTAGGATCAAGTGCATATCTAATTAGGTCTTTTTCATCTGTCGCAACAACAATTGCAGGTTTATAACCAGCAGGGATATACTCATTTACCACAAGTTTAGATGTACCTGTTAATTCATCAAATTGCTCAGCAACAGTTACACCTGGGATAATATCTTCAAATGCAATTTTACCTTTTCTTTCAGCAATTGTAGGATTTGAATATGGATCCCACTCAGCAATTACAACTTGTTCTGAAGATGCTGGTAATGCAATTACACTATCTTTTTCAACAGGAGTGTCATTATCTAATTGAAGTACTGAACCTCTTGAGATATAGTGTCTTAATGCTTCTCTACCCTCTGTATCAACGATTACAGCAAATAAACCTTTTTCGTCTACTTTTTCACCAGAATTGATATCATCTCTTCTTTCTAAATAGTCACCATGAAGTTTGTAGTATTTTACAATACCATGTGCTCCAGAAACTATTGTAGAAGTAATAGGCGCCCCATCTTGAACTTTAAGTTCAGATGCATATGGAATCCTGTTAGGAACATTCCAGCCATCTTTAATCATTTCAACGATAGATTCATTTACATCAACTTCAACACCATCTTTATATGGTAAGTAAAGTTTACCTTCAACTTTTCCTGATACACCAGCAAGTTCATTTGCTTTTGCAACATCATTCTTTCTTAGGTAATATTTTTTCTCTTCTTTACCATTAGTAATAGTTAAAATAACCTCTTCGTGAATAGTTTCAACTGTTACGTTACCTTTAAATGGTGCATTAATTTTAGGTTCAACTAATAAAATACCCGCATTTCTTCTGTTTGCTACAACTATTTTCCCATTTTTATCTGTATGAGTTTTGATGTTGTAGTATCTAATGAAACCTTCTTTATCAGCTCTTAACTCTCTCTCAGTTTGAGTTGCAGATGCAGTTCCCCCAACGTGGAAAGTTCTAAGTGTAAGCTGTGTTCCTGGCTCACCAATAGATTGTGCTGCAACAACTCCAACTGCTTCACCTGGAGTTGCTTTTCTTTGTTCACCTAGGTTAAGACCATAACATTTTGAACATAAACCATGCTCTTCTTTACAAGTTAATGGAGTTCTGATTACTACAGATTTAACTTCAGCTTCAGCAACAACTTTTGCATCCTCTTCAGTGATTAATGTACCCTCAGTAAATAAAATC is a window of Halarcobacter sp. DNA encoding:
- the ccsA gene encoding cytochrome c biogenesis protein CcsA; the encoded protein is MKKLLKNILSIETATVLMLLFAFSCAVATFIENDYGTLAVRSFVYNKTWFELIMLILVISSLANIIWFKMYKIKKFFIFFIHISFAFILVGAALTRYLGYEGLMTIPEFTIQNKMLSNDEYIQAVLLNKDGKEILKKDTKVLMTELSQTDFDLDINSNINLKFQNFVPNAAEKIVTVKDGKPMVNLIITDLTGARSIDLQNTKIYSDKYTTFSLNKKIEDNSKPKVLFETKDNQVYIKSNVSITYNFMDGVGQGTIKANEVLPLRDDVIYIVAQTRFATPDFAASGKVQVVSMDKNLVQKDKRLNAVITKLTYKGKESEISLFGKGGSNQGYEKTIKLDDKTLKLSWGAKIIELPFSLYLNDFNLERYPGSKSPSSYSSLVKVYDTKDDITFEQLISMNNTLNYKGYKFFQSSYTMNETATILSVNKDPGVIPTYIGYFLLFTGLIFSLFMKNGRFRKLANTKYELKNIASAFLICFVFLFTSDLKAETNSNIDMKLITNIDLDHANKLGAVLVQDYQGRIKPINSLAIEIMNKVMRKESLYGLNANQLFISMLINPRAWQKVPIISVKNDKLKNVLNINSDSKYFKFDDIYGNLGKYKLEDDLEIINKKKPSQRTTYDKDVIKVDERLNIIYNLFSGAFLKLFPKIDDNNNKWLDPTLAISVINDGVGALNKTEAKDIANLMDSYFIALKEANEGKASWDKANIALDNIINYQTKYAANIIPNEWKIKAELLFNKYNIFKRLTPVYLILGVVLLAFVFVKIFKPMISLNKISKFFLVIFILSFIVHTSGLALRWYVSGHAPWSNGYESMIYIAWAIVLAGIIFSKQSILALATTSLLSGITLFVAHLSWLEPQITTLTPVLKSYWLTIHVSVITASYAFLALSAILGFLTLVFFIFINKNKNDLKQESLKISIKEARRINEMSMIIGLVLLVIGNFLGGIWANESWGRYWGWDPKETWTLVSILIYAVILHLHYIKGLASNFIFSSLSLVAYSSIVMTYFGVNYYLAGLHSYAAGDPIPIPPFVPITLLVVFITIVLAFRNRKIV
- the nrfA gene encoding ammonia-forming cytochrome c nitrite reductase, encoding MKKFKVLLVASLVAIGCLSALVASINEKKEEQKIINSVPKIDKWETKNEEFKKFYPREYDSWKQTKQSDKIEDMLEKYPELVVLWAGYGFAKDYNAPRGHFYAIEDNRNTLRTGAPVDGKTGPMPTACWTCKSPDVPRIMNEQGDLEYFTGKWAKYGSDIINPIGCVDCHNPETMELQVNRKYLDTALQSNGETSLADATHQEMRTMVCAQCHVEYYFKKTDTPDGKKAAVVTLPWSEGTSVDDMERYYDNMDFKDWTHKISKTPMLKAQHPGYEMWKTGAHGKNNVSCADCHMPYKREGGVKYTDHKIGNPLENMENTCMTCHRVSEDSLLKTINEKKQRKDELHKKAMKQLAAAHLEAGKAWEVGASEAEMAPVLKDIRHAQWRWDYAVASHPAFFHAPEETLRVLATAIEKAGNARIKLAKILAKHGAADYKAPEATSKEKAQEIIGLPFEKLVDDKKKFKSGLLIEWKKEAEKKGIYNPKSTEGIEDKTSYN
- the nrfH gene encoding cytochrome c nitrite reductase small subunit, which encodes MKREKIVVYGSILAFLIAVGLFAYTVHASKMLSYLSSDPKACINCHTMNSAYATWSKSSHKNVATCVDCHLPVGDVVAKYKAKAIDGWNHSVAFTLNTYENNIDISEDGADRVQANCIRCHGDLTSQMGLNANNYHGSEEDSLKADRKCWECHKFTPHGKVRSLTSTPYSIGVKERMK
- a CDS encoding YciI family protein, which produces MQYLVIAYDNEGALDKRLEVRDAHVEGAKKMIAEGKIINAGALIEDDQMVGSTLFVDFENDEAINEWLENEPYVVNGVWNMEEFQIVPVKLLPR
- a CDS encoding EAL domain-containing protein; the encoded protein is MNKEEFKSIIKRADYKTKYEPIIDIKNDNKIFAYEALSKFAIDEKIISTEEIFRKLHYYNNLFFELEKRNKLHQVNKFDKKEKLFLNFDADIVKTEEQKNYWEKFLKQYKDNIVVEITENGSDDEVSSSIMRSFAMWLKEKGIDSALDDFAQDGSMFSFFIMNRCKYIKIDKSFLKQIKTNQNYISYLCGLLETIRKNGQKSIIEGVETKEDFELIQNKLDCDFVQGYYFSNLTLIR